A stretch of the Corvus moneduloides isolate bCorMon1 chromosome 8, bCorMon1.pri, whole genome shotgun sequence genome encodes the following:
- the TMEM26 gene encoding transmembrane protein 26 isoform X1, translated as MELMVLLNALVTRLLFVLHSLIGVWRVTAVKKEPKYWLLALLNLLLCLETGLTLKFKQGRGYKWFSPAIFLYLICIVPSLWLLEIHHGTQYCGNEPGAVQVNVSNQDFNQSRDSNYGSEGTDHHIIQTAKVFVNQLSTICETVWTLALHQTFLLLLVVGRWLLPIGVEITRDQLSQLLLMFVGTAADILEFASETLDIEDVRKNYALINSILAVWTWSMLQFPLDLAVQHIGCKPSAPARRIPSLLLCRYSAELWNIGVSLFIQDGPFFIVRSILMGHFRIFNQMLVFFTAKNILVVTLQLYRLAVITLDFRATVLQRSRKGEVCCCPCEPYEARAHATGHQENEMKEFVAFPPKEESQAPSEDH; from the exons ATGGAGCTGATGGTGCTGCTCAATGCCCTGGTCACTCGCCTGCTCTTCGTGTTGCACTCACTCATCGGGGTCTGGAGAGTGACTGCCGTGAAGAAGGAACCCAAGTactggctgctggcactgctcaaTCTTCTCCTGTGCCTGGAGACAGGGCTCACCCTCAAGTTTAAGCAAGGCAGAGGCTACAAATG GTTTTCACCagcaatatttttatatctgaTTTGCATAGTACCATCACTATGGCTACTAGAAATTCATCATGGGACTCAG TACTGTGGCAATGAGCCTGGGGCAGTTCAGGTGAATGTCAGCAACCAAGACTTCAATCAATCCAGAGACAGCAATTATGGAAGTGAGGGAACAGATCACCACATCATTCAGACG GCTAAAGTCTTTGTCAACCAGCTCTCCACAATCTGTGAGACTGTATGGACACTGGCCCTCCACCAGACTTTTCTACTGCTACTAGTAGTTGGGAGATGGCTTCTCCCCATTGGAGTTGAAATCACCCGGGATCAATtgtctcagctgcttctcatgtttgtgggaacagcagcagataTACTTGAATTTGCTAGTGAAACCTTGGACATTGAGGATGTTCG GAAGAATTACGCTCTCATAAATTCAATTCTTGCTGTATGGACCTGGAGTATGTTGCAGTTTCCACTCGATCTTGCAG TACAGCATATTGGCTGCAAACCAAGCGCACCGGCCAGGCGGattcccagcctgctgctctgcaggtaCAGCGCGGAACTCTGGAACATTGGGGTCAGCCTTTTCATACAGGACGGCCCCTTCTTCATTGTGCGTTCAATTCTGATGGGCCACTTCAGAATATTCAATCAGATGCTGGTATTTTTTACAGCTAAGAATATCTTAGTTGTTACTCTACAGTTGTATCGGCTGGCAGTGATAACGTTAGACTTCCGTGCTACCGttctgcagaggagcaggaaaggagaagtCTGTTGCTGCCCATGTGAGCCTTATGAAGCTCGTGCTCATGCTACTGGTCACCAAGAGAACGAAATGAAAGAGTTTGTTGCTTTCCCTCCAAAAGAGGAATCCCAAGCTCCATCAGAAGATCACTGA
- the TMEM26 gene encoding transmembrane protein 26 isoform X2, whose protein sequence is MELMVLLNALVTRLLFVLHSLIGVWRVTAVKKEPKYWLLALLNLLLCLETGLTLKFKQGRGYKWFSPAIFLYLICIVPSLWLLEIHHGTQAKVFVNQLSTICETVWTLALHQTFLLLLVVGRWLLPIGVEITRDQLSQLLLMFVGTAADILEFASETLDIEDVRKNYALINSILAVWTWSMLQFPLDLAVQHIGCKPSAPARRIPSLLLCRYSAELWNIGVSLFIQDGPFFIVRSILMGHFRIFNQMLVFFTAKNILVVTLQLYRLAVITLDFRATVLQRSRKGEVCCCPCEPYEARAHATGHQENEMKEFVAFPPKEESQAPSEDH, encoded by the exons ATGGAGCTGATGGTGCTGCTCAATGCCCTGGTCACTCGCCTGCTCTTCGTGTTGCACTCACTCATCGGGGTCTGGAGAGTGACTGCCGTGAAGAAGGAACCCAAGTactggctgctggcactgctcaaTCTTCTCCTGTGCCTGGAGACAGGGCTCACCCTCAAGTTTAAGCAAGGCAGAGGCTACAAATG GTTTTCACCagcaatatttttatatctgaTTTGCATAGTACCATCACTATGGCTACTAGAAATTCATCATGGGACTCAG GCTAAAGTCTTTGTCAACCAGCTCTCCACAATCTGTGAGACTGTATGGACACTGGCCCTCCACCAGACTTTTCTACTGCTACTAGTAGTTGGGAGATGGCTTCTCCCCATTGGAGTTGAAATCACCCGGGATCAATtgtctcagctgcttctcatgtttgtgggaacagcagcagataTACTTGAATTTGCTAGTGAAACCTTGGACATTGAGGATGTTCG GAAGAATTACGCTCTCATAAATTCAATTCTTGCTGTATGGACCTGGAGTATGTTGCAGTTTCCACTCGATCTTGCAG TACAGCATATTGGCTGCAAACCAAGCGCACCGGCCAGGCGGattcccagcctgctgctctgcaggtaCAGCGCGGAACTCTGGAACATTGGGGTCAGCCTTTTCATACAGGACGGCCCCTTCTTCATTGTGCGTTCAATTCTGATGGGCCACTTCAGAATATTCAATCAGATGCTGGTATTTTTTACAGCTAAGAATATCTTAGTTGTTACTCTACAGTTGTATCGGCTGGCAGTGATAACGTTAGACTTCCGTGCTACCGttctgcagaggagcaggaaaggagaagtCTGTTGCTGCCCATGTGAGCCTTATGAAGCTCGTGCTCATGCTACTGGTCACCAAGAGAACGAAATGAAAGAGTTTGTTGCTTTCCCTCCAAAAGAGGAATCCCAAGCTCCATCAGAAGATCACTGA